One segment of Ricinus communis isolate WT05 ecotype wild-type chromosome 8, ASM1957865v1, whole genome shotgun sequence DNA contains the following:
- the LOC8280287 gene encoding uncharacterized protein LOC8280287 isoform X2, with protein sequence MVLDNILSSPHRRSPSFRKQFPRDELGSWSTLVQRHRFLLTALVLLAFLCTIYLYFAVTLGATGSCSGLTGKQKALCNLELAKSSVKGKMKFF encoded by the coding sequence ATGGTTCTTGACAACATTTTATCTTCTCCTCATCGGAGGTCACCGTCTTTTCGGAAACAATTCCCCCGGGATGAGTTGGGTAGCTGGTCAACACTCGTTCAGAGGCACCGTTTCCTATTAACAGCATTGGTTCTTCTGGCTTTCCTATGCACCATCTATCTTTACTTTGCTGTTACTTTAGGGGCGACTGGATCTTGTTCTGGCTTGACAGGGAAACAGAAAGCATTATGTAACTTAGAGCTGGCAAAGTCGTCAGTCAAGGgcaaaatgaaatttttctaG
- the LOC8280289 gene encoding pentatricopeptide repeat-containing protein At1g20230, producing MVSKLPANLQPCQSIKLIKTCLNSGDLKRALYLFDKIPEPDLRTWTILISGHTQHGFPKKAIDIYSTLLSRNVRPDKFVLLSVAKACAASGDLVVAKKIHDDAIQFGFNKDLVLGNALIDMFGKCKFVNGARCVFDDMVVKDVVSWTSMTYCYVNCGMCRQGILLFREMGLNGIRANSLTVSSILPACADYIKLGREVHGFILRNEMEGNVYVSSALVNMYASSLGLKQARLVFDSMYHRDIVSWNVMLTAYFLNKEYERGLGLFHQMRKEGIKLNQASWNAAISGCMQNGQHELALGILCKMQDSGIKPNRITIVSALPGCTNLESLRGGKEIHGYVFRHWFIEDVTITTALVLLYAKCGDLELSRHVFNTMPRKDVVAWNTMIMANSMHGKGGESLILFNKMLDSGVEPNSVTFIGVLSGCSHSQLADEGLLVFNSMSSEHSITPDADHYSCMVDVLSRAGRLEEAYDFIRKMPIEPTAAAWGALLGACRVYKNVELGTLAASQLFEIEPDNAGNYVLLSNILVTAKKWVEASEIRKMMRDKGLAKTPGRSWVQVKNKVYSFVTGDKSNEQKDMIYRFLDEIDEKMRLDGYQPNTDFVLQNVDQEQREETLCSHSERLAVAFGILNSSGKTTVRVFKNLRICGDCHNAIKLIAKIVGMQIIVRDSLRFHHFRDGYCTCNDFW from the coding sequence ATGGTATCAAAGCTACCCGCGAATCTCCAACCTTGCCAGAGCATCAAACTGATAAAGACTTGTCTAAACTCCGGTGACTTAAAACGCGCACTCTACTTGTTCGATAAAATTCCTGAACCAGACTTGCGTACATGGACCATTTTAATTTCAGGCCATACTCAACACGGATTCCCTAAGAAAGCCATAGATATCTACAGTACATTATTATCACGCAATGTAAGGCCTGATAAATTTGTGTTACTATCTGTAGCAAAGGCATGTGCTGCTTCTGGTGATCTTGTCGTGGCTAAGAAGATACATGATGATGCAATTCAGTTTGGGTTTAATAAAGATCTCGTTTTGGGTAATGCATTGATTGATATGTTCGGGAAATGTAAGTTTGTTAACGGAGCTAGGTGTGTTTTTGATGATATGGTGGTTAAAGATGTTGTTTCTTGGACTTCAATGACTTATTGTTATGTTAATTGTGGGATGTGTAGACAGGGAATATTGCTCTTTAGGGAGATGGGGTTGAATGGGATTAGAGCTAATTCATTGACAGTGTCATCAATTTTACCTGCTTGTGCAGATTATATTAAGTTGGGAAGAGAAGTTCATGGGTTTATTTTAAGGAATGAAATGGAAGGGAATGTTTATGTGAGTAGTGCACTTGTGAACATGTATGCTAGTTCCTTAGGTCTTAAGCAAGCTAGGTTGGTATTCGATAGCATGTATCATCGCGATATTGTATCATGGAATGTAATGTTAACTGCATACTTCTTGAATAAAGAATATGAAAGGGGTCTTGGTTTGTTCCATCAAATGAGAAAGGAAGGTATCAAGTTAAATCAAGCTTCATGGAATGCTGCAATTAGTGGTTGTATGCAGAATGGCCAGCATGAATTGGCACTGGGAATACTTTGTAAGATGCAAGATTCAGGGATTAAACCTAACAGAATCACGATTGTTAGCGCCTTACCTGGATGTACAAATTTGGAAAGCTTAAGGGGTGGGAAAGAGATTCATGGTTATGTCTTCAGGCATTGGTTTATTGAGGATGTAACAATAACAACAGCTCTAGTTTTGTTGTACGCCAAGTGTGGTGACTTGGAACTTTCAAGACATGTCTTCAATACGATGCCAAGGAAAGACGTTGTTGCTTGGAACACGATGATCATGGCTAACTCTATGCATGGGAAGGGAGGAGAATCCTTGATACTATTCAACAAAATGTTAGACTCAGGGGTCGAACCTAATTCTGTTACGTTTATAGGTGTCCTATCTGGTTGTAGCCATTCCCAGCTAGCTGATGAAGGTCTTTTGGTTTTTAATTCAATGAGTTCTGAACATTCAATAACACCTGATGCAGATCATTATTCATGCATGGTTGATGTACTAAGCCGAGCTGGTCGGCTGGAAGAGGCATATGATTTCATCCGAAAAATGCCCATAGAACCAACTGCTGCTGCCTGGGGAGCATTGCTTGGGGCTTGTAGAGTGTACAAGAATGTGGAGTTGGGGACACTAGCAGCAAGTCAGCTGTTTGAGATCGAACCAGATAACGCGGGAAATTATGTGTTATTATCTAACATTTTGGTTACAGCAAAAAAGTGGGTTGAAGCTtcagaaattagaaaaatgatGCGAGACAAAGGACTTGCAAAAACGCCAGGTCGTAGTTGGGTTCAGGTGAAAAATAAAGTGTATTCTTTTGTTACTGGAGATAAGAGTAATGAACAGAAGGATATGATCTATAGATTTTTGGACGAGATAGATGAAAAGATGAGATTAGATGGATATCAGCCCAACACTGATTTTGTTCTACAGAATGTAGACCAAGAGCAAAGAGAAGAAACTCTTTGCAGCCATAGTGAAAGGCTGGCAGTTGCTTTTGGGATACTAAATTCAAGTGGAAAAACGACAGTTCGGGTGTTTAAGAACTTGAGGATATGTGGGGACTGCCATAATGCCATAAAGTTAATAGCCAAAATTGTTGGCATGCAGATCATTGTAAGAGATTCCTTAAGATTTCACCATTTCAGAGATGGATATTGCACTTGCAATGATTTTTGGTGA
- the LOC8280288 gene encoding probable serine incorporator isoform X2 gives MWAASCLASCCAACACDACRTVVSGISRRSARIAYCGLFALSLIVSWILREVAAPLMEKLPWINHFHKTPDREWFETDAVLRVSLGNFLFFTILATLMVGVKSQKDPRDGLHHGGWMMKIICWCVLVIFMFFLPNEIVSFYESMSKFGSGLFLLVQVVLLLDFVHGWNDKWVGYNEQFWYIALFVVSLVCYLATFVFSGFLFHWFTPSGQDCGLNTFFITMTLILVIVFAIVALHPAVSGSILPASVISAYCMYLCYSGLASEPREYECNGLHKHSKAVSTGTLSIGLLTTVLSVVYSAVRAGSSTTLLSPPSSPRAGKPLLPLENKIAEEHEEKEKAKPVTYSYAFFHIIFSLASMYSAMLLTGWSTSVGESGKLVDVGWPSVWVRIITGWATAGLYVWSLLAPILFPDREF, from the exons ATGTGGGCGGCTTCTTGCCTTGCGTCTTGCTGTGCGGCGTGCGCCTGTGATGCGTGCCGAACTGTGGTTTCCGGGATAAGCAGGCGATCCGCTAGGATTGCGTACTGTGGTCTCTTTGCTTTGTCTTTAATTGTTTCATGGATTCTCCGTGAAGTTGCTGCTCCTCTGATGGAGAAGCTCCCTT GGATCAATCACTTCCATAAGACACCTGATAGAGAGTGGTTTGAAACAGATGCTGTGCTGCGGGTTAGCTTGGGgaattttttgttctttactATTCTTGCAACTCTAATGGTTGGTGTAAAAAGTCAGAAGGATCCTCGTGATGGTTTGCATCATGGTGGATGGATGATGAAAATCATTTGTTGGTGTGTTTTGgtgatttttatgtttttccttCCAAATGAGATTGTCAGCTTCTATG AGTCGATGTCAAAGTTTGGCTCAGGATTGTTTCTTCTGGTTCAAGTTGTCCTTTTGTTGGATTTTGTTCACGGATGGAATGATAAATGGGTTGGATATAATGAGCAGTTCTG GTATATTGCTCTGTTTGTCGTTTCACTTGTTTGCTATTTGGCAACATTTGTCTTCTCGGGATTTCTTTTCCATTGGTTCACACCATCTGGACAGGACTGTGGGTTAAATACTTTCTTTATTACTATGACCCTCATTCTCGTGATTGTTTTTGCTATTGTCGCACTGCATCCTGCT GTAAGTGGTAGCATTCTGCCAGCTTCAGTTATATCTGCATACTGCATGTACCTATGCTACAGTGGACTTGCCAGTGAACCAAGGGAATATGAGTGCAATGGTCTCCACAAACACTCAAAAGCTGTTTCCACAGGCACCCTCTCTATTGGCCTGCTTACAACTGTTCTGTCAGTAGTCTATTCTGCTGTCCGTGCTGGATCCTCTACAACTCTTCTCTCCCCACCAAGTTCACCCC GTGCAGGGAAGCCATTGCTGCCATTGGAAAACAAGATAGCGGAAGAACATGAAGAGAAGGAGAAAGCTAAGCCAGTCACTTATTCTTATGCGTTCTTCCACATCATCTTTTCGCTTGCTAGTATGTATTCTGCAATGCTTTTGACTGGGTGGTCAACCTCAGTTGGGGAGAGTGGGAAGTTAGTTGATGTGGGGTGGCCCTCTGTGTGGGTCCGGATTATTACTGGCTGGGCAACCGCGGGTCTCTATGTTTGGTCTCTGCTAGCACCAATTCTCTTCCCTGACAGGGAGTTCTGA
- the LOC8280290 gene encoding ubiquitin receptor RAD23b has translation MKLTVKTLKGSHFEIRVQPNDTVMAVKKNIEDVQGKDNYPCGQQLLIHNGKVLKDETTLADNKVTEDGFLVVMLSKSKTSGSSGTSSTQPAAATPPTTAPSSNSTPAVEVQPPIPKSTTSASDTATATTQTDTYGEAASNLVAGDNLEQTIQQIMDMGGGTWDKETVTRALRAAYNNPERAVDYLYSGIPETAEVAVPVAHLPAGQATETGAAPAAPLSGVPNSSPLNMFPQEALSAAGGGSAGGLGSLDFLRNNAQFQTLRSMVQANPQILQPMLQELGKQNPQLLRMIQEHHAEFLQLLNEPLEGSEGDIFDQGEQDMPHAINVTPAEQAAIERLVAMGFDRALVIEAFLACDRNEVLAANYLLENGGDFED, from the exons ATGAAGCTCACTGTTAAGACTCTCAAAGGCAGCCATTTTGAAATTAGGGTTCAGCCTAACGATACT GTTATGGCAGTGAAGAAGAATATTGAAGATGTGCAAGGAAAGGATAATTATCCATGTGGACAGCAACTATTGATTCATAATGGGAAAGTATTGAAAGATGAGACTACATTAGCTGATAATAAGGTCACTGAAGATGGTTTTTTAGTTGTAATGCTTAGCAAG agtAAAACTTCAGGTTCATCTGGGACTTCATCCACCCAG CCTGCTGCCGCAACTCCGCCTACAACTGCACCATCTTCAAATTCAACTCCTGCAGTTGAAGTTCAACCACC GATCCCGAAGAGCACAACATCTGCTTCTGACACAGCAACAGCTAC TACACAAACTGACACCTATGGTGAAGCTGCTTCGAATTTAGTTGCTGGCGATAATCTTGAGCAGACTATTCAACAAATAATGGATATGGGAGGTGGCACCTGGGATAAAGAAACAGTTACTCGTGCACTTCGAGCTGCCTATAATAACCCAGAAAGAGCAGTGGATTACTTGTACTCA GGTATTCCAGAAACAGCAGAAGTTGCTGTCCCGGTTGCTCATTTACCTGCAGGTCAGGCAACTGAAACAGGTGCAGCTCCTGCTGCACCTTTATCTGGAGTACCAAATTCATCTCCTTTGAATATGTTTCCTCAG GAGGCACTTTCTGCTGCTGGTGGTGGTAGTGCTGGTGGACTTGGGTCCCTTGATTTTCTTAGAAACAACGCTCAG TTCCAAACTTTGCGATCAATGGTTCAGGCAAATCCTCAAATTTTACAG CCCATGCTTCAGGAGCTTGGAAAGCAGAACCCACAGCTTTTGAGAATGATCCAAGAACATCATGCAGAATTTCTTCAGTTATTAAATGAACCTCTTGAAGGTTCTGAAGG GGATATATTTGATCAGGGCGAACAAGATATGCCCCATGCTATTAATGTGACTCCAGCTGAACAGGCGGCTATTGAACGG CTAGTGGCAATGGGATTTGATAGAGCCCTTGTCATTGAGGCATTTTTGGCTTGTGATCGCAATGAAGTATTGGCAGCTAATTACCTATTGGAAAATGGGGGAGATTTTGAAGATTGA
- the LOC8280287 gene encoding uncharacterized protein LOC8280287 isoform X1 → MAFKDVISFSHMDDAFMRLVEGVRLKDMVLDNILSSPHRRSPSFRKQFPRDELGSWSTLVQRHRFLLTALVLLAFLCTIYLYFAVTLGATGSCSGLTGKQKALCNLELAKSSVKGKMKFF, encoded by the exons ATGGCTTTCAAGGATGTGATTTCATTTAGTCATATGGATGATGCTTTCATGAG GTTGGTTGAGGGGGTTCGTTTAAAGGACATGGTTCTTGACAACATTTTATCTTCTCCTCATCGGAGGTCACCGTCTTTTCGGAAACAATTCCCCCGGGATGAGTTGGGTAGCTGGTCAACACTCGTTCAGAGGCACCGTTTCCTATTAACAGCATTGGTTCTTCTGGCTTTCCTATGCACCATCTATCTTTACTTTGCTGTTACTTTAGGGGCGACTGGATCTTGTTCTGGCTTGACAGGGAAACAGAAAGCATTATGTAACTTAGAGCTGGCAAAGTCGTCAGTCAAGGgcaaaatgaaatttttctaG
- the LOC8280288 gene encoding probable serine incorporator isoform X1: MWAASCLASCCAACACDACRTVVSGISRRSARIAYCGLFALSLIVSWILREVAAPLMEKLPWINHFHKTPDREWFETDAVLRVSLGNFLFFTILATLMVGVKSQKDPRDGLHHGGWMMKIICWCVLVIFMFFLPNEIVSFYESMSKFGSGLFLLVQVVLLLDFVHGWNDKWVGYNEQFWYIALFVVSLVCYLATFVFSGFLFHWFTPSGQDCGLNTFFITMTLILVIVFAIVALHPAVSGSILPASVISAYCMYLCYSGLASEPREYECNGLHKHSKAVSTGTLSIGLLTTVLSVVYSAVRAGSSTTLLSPPSSPRAGAGKPLLPLENKIAEEHEEKEKAKPVTYSYAFFHIIFSLASMYSAMLLTGWSTSVGESGKLVDVGWPSVWVRIITGWATAGLYVWSLLAPILFPDREF; encoded by the exons ATGTGGGCGGCTTCTTGCCTTGCGTCTTGCTGTGCGGCGTGCGCCTGTGATGCGTGCCGAACTGTGGTTTCCGGGATAAGCAGGCGATCCGCTAGGATTGCGTACTGTGGTCTCTTTGCTTTGTCTTTAATTGTTTCATGGATTCTCCGTGAAGTTGCTGCTCCTCTGATGGAGAAGCTCCCTT GGATCAATCACTTCCATAAGACACCTGATAGAGAGTGGTTTGAAACAGATGCTGTGCTGCGGGTTAGCTTGGGgaattttttgttctttactATTCTTGCAACTCTAATGGTTGGTGTAAAAAGTCAGAAGGATCCTCGTGATGGTTTGCATCATGGTGGATGGATGATGAAAATCATTTGTTGGTGTGTTTTGgtgatttttatgtttttccttCCAAATGAGATTGTCAGCTTCTATG AGTCGATGTCAAAGTTTGGCTCAGGATTGTTTCTTCTGGTTCAAGTTGTCCTTTTGTTGGATTTTGTTCACGGATGGAATGATAAATGGGTTGGATATAATGAGCAGTTCTG GTATATTGCTCTGTTTGTCGTTTCACTTGTTTGCTATTTGGCAACATTTGTCTTCTCGGGATTTCTTTTCCATTGGTTCACACCATCTGGACAGGACTGTGGGTTAAATACTTTCTTTATTACTATGACCCTCATTCTCGTGATTGTTTTTGCTATTGTCGCACTGCATCCTGCT GTAAGTGGTAGCATTCTGCCAGCTTCAGTTATATCTGCATACTGCATGTACCTATGCTACAGTGGACTTGCCAGTGAACCAAGGGAATATGAGTGCAATGGTCTCCACAAACACTCAAAAGCTGTTTCCACAGGCACCCTCTCTATTGGCCTGCTTACAACTGTTCTGTCAGTAGTCTATTCTGCTGTCCGTGCTGGATCCTCTACAACTCTTCTCTCCCCACCAAGTTCACCCCGTGCAG GTGCAGGGAAGCCATTGCTGCCATTGGAAAACAAGATAGCGGAAGAACATGAAGAGAAGGAGAAAGCTAAGCCAGTCACTTATTCTTATGCGTTCTTCCACATCATCTTTTCGCTTGCTAGTATGTATTCTGCAATGCTTTTGACTGGGTGGTCAACCTCAGTTGGGGAGAGTGGGAAGTTAGTTGATGTGGGGTGGCCCTCTGTGTGGGTCCGGATTATTACTGGCTGGGCAACCGCGGGTCTCTATGTTTGGTCTCTGCTAGCACCAATTCTCTTCCCTGACAGGGAGTTCTGA